Proteins encoded in a region of the Misgurnus anguillicaudatus chromosome 9, ASM2758022v2, whole genome shotgun sequence genome:
- the LOC129424138 gene encoding olfactory receptor 1-like produces MDNLSFSHSILLVEGLKVTPQSSYPVFILLLLVYIFIMVANIGLIIMISTEKNLHHPMHLLFCNLPLNDILGTTVVLPRLMQNILKEASERYITYAECVLQAYFVHVFAVACHYVLMIMAFDRYVAICNPLRYSAIMTNKMVVKLSVLAWGLAILLVTILLGLTVRLSRCRYKIENPFCDNASLFKLSCEDVSVNNVFGLIYTVIVFTLSLGSVFITYIKIATVCITSKNKALNSKAIKTCGTHIAVYLIMFVSCGTFISLHRFPEYSDSRKLASIMFHIVPPGLNPLVYGFQTKEIRQKIATFLCKRKKVNP; encoded by the coding sequence ATGGACAACTTGTCATTCAGTCACAGCATTCTGCTGGTGGAGGGACTCAAAGTTACACCCCAGTCATCGTATCCTGTTTTTATTCTGCTTCTCTTGGTTTATATCTTTATAATGGTAGCAAACATTGGACTTATAATTATGATCTCAACAGAGAAGAATCTGCATCACCCTATGCATTTACTCTTCTGTAATCTACCACTGAATGATATATTAGGTACCACTGTTGTATTGCCACGATTAATGCAGAATATTTTAAAAGAAGCCTCAGAGCGATATATTACATACGCTGAGTGTGTTTTGCAAgcttattttgtgcatgttttTGCAGTTGCGTGCCACTATGTGTTGATGATAATGGCCTTTGACAGATATGTGGCTATATGTAATCCATTACGATATTCAGCTATAATGACCAATAAAATGGTGGTTAAATTATCAGTATTAGCTTGGGGGTTGGCAATACTTTTGGTGACAATTTTGTTAGGCCTCACCGTCCGTCTCTCTCGCTGCAGATATAAAATTGAAAATCCTTTCTGTGACAATGCCTCACTGTTTAAACTGTCCTGTGAAGATGTATCTGTTAATAATGTGTTTGGACTCATTTACACTGTTATTGTATTTACCTTATCACTTGGGTCTGTATTTATAACGTATATCAAGATTGCTACTGTGTGCATTACGAGCAAAAACAAAGCACTCAACAGCAAAGCCATAAAAACCTGCGGCACTCACATAGCTGTTTATTTAATCATGTTTGTTTCTTGTGGCACTTTTATATCTCTTCATCGTTTTCCTGAATACTCTGACAGCAGGAAACTAGCTAGTATAATGTTTCACATTGTACCACCTGGATTAAATCCTTTAGTGTATGGCTTTCAAACCAAAGAGATAAGACAGAAAATTGCTACTTTTttgtgcaaaagaaaaaaagtgaATCCGTAG
- the LOC129424171 gene encoding olfactory receptor 8G17-like → MDNLTFENSILLVEGLKVTPQSSYPVFILLLLTYIFTMVSNITLIVLISTQKNLHHPMHFLFCNLPLNDILGSTVIMPRLMHDTLRETSERYITYMECVTQAYFIHVFIVACHYVLIIMAFDRYVAICNPLRYSSIMTNKMVLKLSASAWGLAIVLVTVMIGLTVRLSRCRYKIANPFCDNASLFKLSCEDVSVNNVFGIVYTVAVLCFSSVTIFITYVKIATVCRSSKNQALNSKAIKTCSTHLAVYLIMFICGATMVFLHRFPEYSDSRKLTSIMFHIVPPGLNPLVYGLQTKEIRQKIAKLWWRRKVISL, encoded by the coding sequence ATGGACAACCTGACATTCGAAAACAGCATCCTCTTAGTGGAGGGACTAAAAGTTACGCCTCAGTCGTCTTATCCTGTTTTCATTCTGCTACTCTTAACATATATCTTTACTATGGTATCCAACATCACACTTATAGTTCTGATCTCAACACAGAAGAATCTGCATCACCCTATGCATTTTCTGTTCTGTAATCTGCCACTGAATGATATACTAGGTTCCACTGTCATTATGCCACGTTTAATGCATGACACTTTAAGGGAAACCTCAGAGCGTTATATTACATACATGGAGTGTGTTACTCAAGCATATTTTATTCATGTATTTATTGTTGCATGCCACTATGTGCTGATAATAATGGCCTTTGACAGATATGTGGCTATATGTAATCCATTACGATATTCATCTATAATGACAAATAAAATGGTGCTCAAATTATCAGCTTCAGCCTGGGGTTTGGCAATAGTCTTAGTGACAGTGATGATAGGTCTTACAGTGCGTCTTTCTCGTTGCAGATATAAAATTGCAAACCCTTTCTGTGACAATGCATCACTGTTTAAACTGTCCTGTGAAGATGTATCTGTTAATAATGTGTTTGGCATTGTTTATACTGTAGCTGTACTCTGCTTTTCATCAGTAACTATATTTATAACATATGTCAAGATTGCTACTGTATGCAGAAGTAGCAAAAACCAAGCACTGAACAGCAAAGCCATCAAAACGTGTAGTACTCATTTAGCTGTTTATTTAATCATGTTTATATGTGGAGCTACAATGGTTTTTCTTCATCGCTTTCCTGAATATTCTGACAGCAGGAAATTAACAAGTATTATGTTTCACATTGTACCACCAGGGTTGAATCCTTTGGTATACGGTTTACAAACCAAAGAGATACGACAAAAGATTGCTAAACTTTGGTGGAGAAGAAAAGTAATTTCCTTGTGA